ATATCGTGCGGAATTATAGGTTTAGTTAGACATTGTTAGCCTAGATATATTATTATTCAGGAGCGGTTATTGTGTTTGGAGATTTTGTTTGGATTTCTTTGTGCAAGCTGAGCTTAGATGTTATTtaggtaaaatataattttattttaattgcgttattaaaaatcacttttaaatctAAAGGTCTTGTGTTCATTAGAGGGAACAACCGAAgccgaaaaaattaaataataatgtgaaaaaaatatgttaatgaAGTTTTATTGGggtcgaaaaacaaaaatttcgaatttggcaggacaaaaattaaaagtggtcacaaaaaagggtgaaaataaatttttttgaattgtgaatacaatattcgaattcctcggaatattctacatcaattaaatatatgattctctataaaatagtgagaccgaaaaaagttctagcgacttgaaaaagtataaaccaaattcacaaaaaagaggtgtgcctacagagggttaatatagctagtttttcatttgaagaaatAGTCTCCAAACATCAAGCAATAACGTGAGTTCGTATTTTTGCTTGCAAGTAAAGTTATACATAATCTTGgggcatttatttaaaaacaattttttgttcttgATTTTAACACATTTGCGCTAGCATTGATTGGCGACAAAGTATTACATaaggttttatttttgctaaaCAGTGAAGAAACAcggtacttgctcttgtagttcaatgTACATAATACATTCATAAGTATATTAATTAAGCATTTAAactgttaaattttaaaaattcaaaatattaaactGAAATTTTCACAGTGTGTCGAATTTACTCATGTGGACCATCTAAAATCGACTTCTTGAAATTGGTACCTACTTTTTCTTGCATATATCTGAAgatttatatgttaaaaataatatcaaaaattatttttgaaaaaatatcaatttagctaaaatttataaacaaatggAAGTTTTTACTTTATcacagaaatgaaaaaatttaaattaataaaatttggtaTACTTATTACCAGATGCAACACaacaatttactaaaaaaaataaaaaaaaaaaaaaacaaaaaacaaaaaattatttaaaagtaatttaatttgcaataaactatttaattttttcttacttctggGGTATGTAGGACAAATATTTCTCTTATATTcgatttgaattttaattagcTTTCATTATCTGCAAGAAAATTTAAGTACAATTTATTAGAACGAAAGTTATGGATGTTTAAACtttgcaaaatataattttttttttacaatggtACGATTTGACtgtgtaaaactaaaaatatacgcTAGTGAAAACCTATAACGTTTTGATGAGTTTGTTACACTGATTACaaaaaggtatttaaaaaattccgtaacacccccaaaattagaacttacaatccgactaacaaatttgcttctataaagctttacaggtgttactgtagctcctgtaaagctttatagaagggatatttttgtttggaatCTAGCTTCGTTAAATTTTCACCAATTTAAGATTTCTTGgctttttttagatagaagagattTATACCTTTCGAATTATGAGTTTCACAAGTCGGTAAAGATTTTGTCCCGATCGAAACCTTATTgcaatgaaaacaattttttagttgACATTTTATTATTTCGACTGCTAATTGGACATCTAGGTCATCAAGTTCCTATATTCTTAATTTGGTTATTCAGAAAAGATTAGTTTCCACCATAAATATCTTGTTGTGGAAAACTTCGCTAAACATATactttttcaaatacctttatAAGAAAACTGCGATATTCGTGACCTGatggtatttaattatttttaagaattataaATAACGCTGATTTAACTCATTAATCATTGAAAAATTGtccattagaaaataaaatttaatttccttcaATTAAAGTAATTTTGCATTCTTGAATCAAATTAGAATGaatttgatttaagaaaacaaaagagctgagctgCAAACttgatatatattatttttttatttctaataatgTAATTATTTCGATTTGTTAACATAAAGAAATTAAACCTAACATTTATAAACGactacttttaaattttatcagaaCTTATGACAAAACCCGATGAGATATTGAAGGATTTTTCAATAAACTTTTCCCACCATTTtcagatgaatttttttaaacactttaatTTTTGTCTCTTTAAAAACTCTCTGAAAATATTACCAAATTTCAACCTGAATTTCTTATTTCTTCTTATTGACTGGACTTAGGTATCATTGAAAGgcattcaatttaaataaaagactAATTTTTAtcacacagttttttttttatttattttcgtttcttataactattttgtttgtgttttttttttttttaagggaggGATCAGAATAACAACTTCCTTATGAATAAGGGATAACAATTGAATGGTCACacacatatttacaaaaaaaatctcagtGGTTTCACTCTATAGGCTTCTTACCAGCCACCGCCGCCGCCGGATGACCAACCGCCACCACCACCTCCGCCGGAGGACCAGCCACCACCTCCACCACCACCGGAAGACCAGccaccgccgccgccgccaCCACCACCGGAGCTACCTCCATCGatgatcttaataatttttacGGCACCTCCTGAACCACCTCCGTGGCCACCACCTCCATGGCCGCCGCCTCCGTATCCTCCATGGCCACCGCCGCCACCACCACCTCCATGTCCGCCGGAACTTCCACCGTGGATGACTTTGATAACCTTGACTTCTTCACCACCACCTCCGTGGCCACCTCCTCCACCACCGCCAGACCATCCGCCGTGACCACCACCTCCACCGCCACCGCCGGACCAtccaccaccaccacctccGCCGCTGGACCATCCACCGCCACCACCTCCTCCTCCTCCACCACCTCCTTGGCTAATAACCTTGATAATCTTCACGGAGCCACCTCCACCGCCACCACCTCCATGGCCACCACCTCCTCCGCCGCTAGACCATCCACCACCtccaccaccaccgccaccaCCTCCAAGGAAGCCGGCGGAAGCGATTGCCGTAATCGACAACAAACAAACGAAAACCTACAGacaggaagaagaagaaaaaaaccgtTAGATAATCCTTAAGCTTTTGTATATCCAATAGAGTGTATGATGCACCTTCATATCGTGTTAGTCCAAGTGTAAAGCGAACGATAGCACAAACTAAACTGATGTCTTCCACTGTCACTTGGGCATCTTTTTATACtaacttttttggagttttccCTATACTTCGGCCAGATACAATAACTCTATGGAAAATGATAGTGGACGACCCCACTTTTGGTTTTTGGCCCATGTCCGCTTCAAATCATTTCCATACTCGACTTTAGAGTTGCCCCTCCATTTCTATTGAGGCGCAACGCAAACTCTCTTGTTCATGacactcaaaaaataataataatcaaccAAAGCCTCTTTGTCAAAACCTATGGCGAGCGAGCCATTGTGTAACCTTGTTaacaatttcttcttttttgccTTTTGTCTTAAAAGTCTGTGTTTCTCTATATTATCTGTTTTAACTGCACGACTTCTTGTATTATTGTTTACAACTTAAAGACACTGCTACCATCAGTCACCATCACCATCACCACCAACGCAacgctaaataaaaaaaaaaagataaccaTTTTTCTGGCCAAAGACCGTTGGCAATGGATTTGAGATGTTGCCATCATTATAGTCATAAACATGATCCAAGGAACGCGAACGGTAGATCTATAGGCGAGGATTGGGTCATTTTAATTTGGTTGcatgtagattttatttttttttttttcatgtaggtCAAGTCCCGCAGgcccaacaaaaaagaaattaattcctATTATATACGAAAGAAATAACTTTTCCGCAAAAAATTATCAGAATTATAATTCCCATGACATCGAACAGTCAGcgactgtttaaaaaatatttgctatattttaaaagaaaatattttcaaaaaagtccgaAAAATACTCGCAATCAAGTATTATTGCATTTTAAGTATGATATGAATTGAATATATTTcttttagataaaaaattgaaatatgttACAAGAatgggattttttaaaaaatactttatttgttTGGAGAAGAATATATTGTACCTATATCATTTCTTTCTGGTCTGAGCGCTGCGGGAGCTATTATTTTATGCTATTTTATAATTGAAGATCTCTCAATACTAATAGAGAGAATAAATTctgtttaatagaaaaaaaaacacccttttacccaTAATatgctttctttttatttttgaacattgaagtattttaaccattttttcaaaatctaccATTATTTAACAGAgtgattttttactttttgcacAACGTTTTtcctctcttaaaaaaaaacaccctttcacccaaaatatttcgGTGCATTCTCTTCGTTCTTGATTCTCATTGCAAATTAAATGTTCAGGCCGAATTTTATCTCTGTACCATCATGGGAAGTgggttttctaaaaatatacacCTGTTGCACTGAAAATAGTACttccaaaaattttgattttcaaatagAGATTATAAAATttactgaaatttaaaatacagaattctTGTGAACGAAacagttttgtttgttaaacTTGTTTGATAAACTTGTTGGAAAATTGCAggaacataccttttttttaatgcagaaaaataatttttaattttctaatgaacaaaaataatttttaatttaattcactATTACACGCTCTGCAAAAAGtggttttaaatcaaaatcaattgtAAGTGTAGGTAAGTTTCACATAAAAGTAAGTaagttttatattcaaaattctggttttcaaaattcagattttttttttacgaaaactgtgttttttaaagttattcgTCCGATGATGGAACATTGTTtccaaaaataagtttttataaattaaatattttattaaataaaaaaacgttcaaattaaatataaataattttttatgtttttttcttttattttacataCACAAAACAACTTGGAGactgaacacaaaaaaaaaaaaattatatttaaagttctGCTTTTCTTCTATTCTgtcttttaaaattctgcttttcaaaattcagccagcataatatttaaacaaaaaatgtctgCTAATTCAGTTTTTACTATTACTCAACGAAAATACAGAGGAAATGTAATTCCACCTTAGTACTTTCCTAATATTTGTTGTTTAACagtagcaaatattttttttaatgcataaaaATGACTTTCTTGCAATTCAAATCTCTACATACCTACCCTTGaaaacttttcttattcaattttttgaatatattattttatttgataaattaggtagtaaatgtttaattatttttcgaaaatatttattttacataaaaagctaaacaaaattttcgtaCATAATAAAAGAAGCAACAAATTTTGTGAAAACatgattttataaaattctgcaaaaaataatagttaaatTAGGTAAGTGGCATTTTccaaaacccttttttgcacaatgttgtaaaatataattttaaaaagcagaaagCAAAAAAGTTTGAAAGCAGTGATAGACATGAACGTAGAATTTGCGAAATAGTTTTCTCGTTCGTGCATCTTCTgcactaatatttaaaaaaagcaacacTGTTCTGTTAAGCAACTTCATGTTAGGgcaccttaatttttttgtagatacaaattttctaacatatTATTCCGAAAAAAACTGATATGTCATTttagttttccaaaaattgattaaagcctgaactacatagaaacacaaagtgaaaaaaagtaaaaaaaaggttggggtcgaaattctgtatgttgcaaaattctgtattcaaaatactgtatgccaaaatactgtatgtcaaaattctgtatgtgcaaaatgctgtaggaacaaaattctgaaagtcaaaattctgtatagcaaaattctggttggtcaaaatactgtatttcaaaattctgtacatcaaaattctgtaaatcaaaattctgtaaaaatgctgtaaaaaaatatcgttttgataatgtaaaaaagtgcgcgcgcacttttttacattatcaaaatgatattttttacaacatttttacagaattttgatatacagtattttgccgtacagaattttacaaaacagaattttgcatgtcagtattttgttgatacagtattttgacgtacagaattttgtatttactgtataatgacgtacagaattatgttaTTACAGTATTtggaccccacagaattttgtcttacagaattttgacaagcagaattatgacccgctcccgtaaaaaaagtttcttatttttcaaatattttaaatttttaaatatcacatCAATGaatttagtacaggtaaaataggcattaaaaaaaaaaattgttacactcatgaaacttggcaaaaagtttgcttttgggataagaaacaaagtacaaaaaaagtctataaaaaaaagttgggtggaagggtgttttttcgaggacaagagggagggagtgaaggtcaaaaatatactgaaaaaaattgtttgtcgaatatcatcatatgacacatgttttcaaggtattttttgatgctgaactaatgacataaaaataaagtcaatacgattgctctaacaAAAGTTATTgaagattaaaaacaagggtgcttgttttttgacttcaacaagtaaaatataaccgaaacccatgtgaaaaacatgctacactaataaaattcgggatgaaggttttagataaagcaggaaCAAAGGATTCagaaagttcttaaaattatttttggtgaaagggtgtttttttgataggttaagttgtgtgtaaGGAAGGTAtaataacagctgacttatattttattaatttttaaaacttggtgtaaatgttgtggttggtataagaattaggaatctataaagtgtacaaaattatcttgagtgaaaaggtgtttttttttttttaagaaatgatgaaattcggaattagtacctctaaaactaggaaaaaatattacaccaatgaaaattggtaaaaatgtttcatttataacagaaaccaagaaaaatattttaggttaaagggtgttttatttgaaaaatagggaaaaatccgcgataagtccgataaaatcaatggtataaatggtaccctaacgaaattcattaaatatgttctctttcccatgggaattacgagtaaaagaaatttataaatttctttcatgtgaaagggtgttttttttttagtgtggagaaaatatgggtatatttgcaaaagtatgcaatactacacagagaaaaaataaggcagggatgactatgcttctggtatattcaactttattctgattaaatatactagaagtaaagttatccctggcgttatgttttctccgtgtagagTAAAATTAGTGgtgccctattgaaattcagcaattatgttacttttaagattggaaacaagaatctaaagtgtctataaaaatatcatggtgttttttttatcagggtgttttttttgagtgaaaacaaaaatgataggtcatcctaatgaaatttggtaaaaacattgattttgggataaaaagcaagaataaagagttttcataaaaaaaatttaggtgaaaggttgcttttttcgaagagacagcaaaatctgtaattggtcccaaaaagccaatgattcgtgtaaaacgtcaAAAAACTTAAGTATTAACGCGTAATTTGtcatgaaaaccaaaaatttaatgaattaatggttatattttacctgttcaggtcaaaaaacaagcacctttgattttaatcggcaataaatTTTcgtagagcaatcgtattgactctatttgtcattagattcagcatcaaaaaataccttaaaaacatgtgtcatatgataatatttcacaaacaatttttttcactatatatTTTTGAGCTTCACCCCCTctctcttgtccgcgaaaaaacaacctctcacccaacttttttttatagactttttttattctcggttcttatcccaaaagcaaactttttgccaagtttcattagtgtaacaattttttattttttaaatgcctattttacatACCTGTATTATAAGTAATTAGGGCCTTAGCTTGAGGTGTATGCAAACAGACAGTCAGAATTTCGGAACCCACTTGTTTGGTGTTTTCCATCATAGGAATGTTATGTCATTTGTGTCTCGATTTGTATTGGAATTCCCTATAGCTAGTACCTACATAcctttattgcaagtaaaaacgagaacatttttccttacttttttatttttcaatgaacTTATGTTAAATCCCCTCAGTGTATTTcatttacatttaaattttctcCGCATTTCTCTTAGATTTATGTTTTGTGAATTTTCGTTGATTGCATTTAGATATACCTAAATCATTTTTCTCTACAAAATGTGTCTTGGAGGTACTAGATTAGGTAAGAAGATTCGTTTTACATAAATACCTAATTTGATATTAAGAAACCTTAAAccgtgtttttgtttttaatttttttttgttgggtattcatatttttttttttatttatgcttGAAATTATTAATAGAATTTAATAGACCGAGATAAAACCACTTGCAATGCTGggttaaaataatttcaatgtcAGACACacgtttgtttacatttttgttttggctcCCTTTAGTCCGGATCTTCCTATTGATGCATTCAAGATGACTCAAAACTGTCTagagttgttttattttattcataagaAGTAGCATGCCACGAAATAATCATATAAATTAATCTTCTAATAAATAACACTCAGTAGCCTTTGTAACACattaacaaatttaattaattttatacgtgtaagacaaaaaattaaaaattcaactttacatattatttttttttgttataaatattgTGAAATTATGCTTATATTTTAATCTTGAGTTCAATACTACTAAGTATTGTGGTTGACATTAGTGTAAAAGACCATTCACTTTTTGGATAAATTTAcataatcaaataattttatggtTCAAAATATGTATTTGCATTCAAAACCTGTGATCAGAAATAAATAACTTtacaaagtaaaaattaatacaaatctAAACTTTTATGTTACTATTCAGTGATTCCCAAACTTGTTGGTAGAATCCTTTTGAAAccttatggaattttttttatgaaaaaacatatacaaatatttttaggaGGTTTTCCGTGGTAAAGGTCTTTCAAAGCTGcacttttttaacaataataaaatactTTCCTTCCaacttttaagttttaaagatttcACACTTTATTGCCCCAAAAGATGAATCTACTGCGGTGGTGAAATCTAGAACTCGATGCAATTATGACTCTACCTATTTAATTGCAGAGAATAATGCAATTTCTATAACAAAAACTTCTTTAAGTTTCTTGTAGGTACCTAGGTATATCGCAACGTATTTGAAATAGATTAATATCATCCTTTTGATTAATCGCAAACCAGTAAGATTATAGAAATGTTAACTTGGTATATGCATTTACTTCGCTCTCTTACTTGAACAAAAGTGGAAGccaatttcaatcaaattttgaatttgattgatcgcaaacaaaaaaaaacaatgtttctatgtaaatttttttgttacaaaattataattgcaAAATTATTTACAACATTTTCGCTAATTTACATATATCATTAGTCATTTGTTTATATCTCTGATCTCTTATGGTAGGTTATACCtacttttcatattttattattacaatatTCGTGTGGAAagtcttagttttttttttttatggaagttCATTCATGACGGAATGATTAATTATTTTCTGCAAAATTTATTTACCTTGGTAAATTTATAATTGAGACCATAATTTGAttagattttatgttttttttttttattaatttattgatcTTGAGCATGAACctctaaatcaatataataattATGTGTAATTAGGCTGTGGTGGTgtgttttttcatttctttttaggCTTAAGGTTTatgcaaataaataataataacacatATTGATGACGGGAGGCCTGAAAGTATGAAAATAATTACCTCCATTAATTTATGTAATCCGCTTTAGGAATGAAAGTAActtgtttattttcttaatatgGGTGAAAATGCATTTATGTTTATGATTAGAACAGAGCTTAAGAAATTTTTAGTCTGCTTTTATTTTCCATGAACTATAATGGCAATGCAAacaataattccaaaaatctgcttatgaattatattcaaaactaatttgttttttgtttcctcTATAACTTGTATAAGCAATTTAGTTCAAGGAATTTACCACTTAGTTTCCATCATACTCAATAATTACTGCACTCTCTTTAACTCATTAATTTAttcatcattttaaaaaaaatcgaaatgaaTCAATCTTATCATCAGGAAGTCCAACCGACTCGAGGGTTTGTTGAATATTAAAACGTCAATATATTGGTTCAtcaatgctaaaaaaaaaataccaattacattttaatgtatcttaaaaatactttaatgcattcaaaaattaatgAGTACAGCTGATCagaataatattttaagaaaaataagatATCCAGAATAAACTGAAATTGATCCAGAGTTTGAAGCTTAGCATTGTAGATATCCGCATAGTATTTTACTCATACTTGCCAATTAATTTATGATTGCCAGTTAAGCAACATTAAGCACCATTTTAACTTGGCATATTGCCAAAATTAATCAAGGCTGCTGCGGTGAGAGAGACTTTactcattataatttttgtttcttcacAATATGATGGTAcagtaaatttgaaatttaatttaattttttttttatacagtcAAATCTCATTAAACCGGAAAGCATTGAGATGGAGTTTGATTCAGGGTTATTTTATTATGATTCAAGATGAGCTACTTATTCTATTAGTATAAAAAATTCCTGATGTTTTTACTATAACTAAAGTTTTGATAAGCCTtacaattgaataaaaaaaataatcatataAAATAGATTAAGTTGAGATTAGTGGCTATATAATTCTCCAAAAGTAAAAATGCTCAGTTATATATACTACCAGTTAAAAAATGTGTGACGAAATTTACCCTGAATGAAATACTAAacgataaataaaaatgaaaaaaactcagtcaaaattttgtatacttcTGCGCAGATCATTTTGTTTGATTACAAAATGTTATGTAAAATTGCATCATTCCCCCATAATATGGAATTAGCGGCAAAACACTCTTCTTCGAAAATTTTACActaattttattgatttcacCTAAAATCGAAGTCAAAGTGAaacaaatgtaaataaaaaacagtaTTATCGAAATTATTGAGCTTTTTAAGCCTAGCTTTAAAAGGTCATTCTTTCTAAATCCTATTCCCATGACATTGTATGCATATTGTTTTCGAAAGAACTTCATCTGCTGTCCGGAGTACACAgtagcacgaacttgctcttatttttaaagttacttAAAACTATAATTTACCAGCCATAGCATAATAACACTGGCTTatagccaaaatggacactcaatcccactatttttttcttacgtactgtgacctcagggactcggaaattactttaaaaaaaattacgatggatacgttttcgagatatgatttttcaaagttttttgtcgttgttttttccagcattatattttgagtaataaacgactaatcTGAACCGAAAAGCTGGCGACTGAAAGCTgagtaaataagcaacaaacgctggaataacttttctgggtcactccagatgtaaaagtgcaatgtattaaaacattttttaaaaaatcgagtttttaaagaaaatttctgcaaaataaaaattattactgaaagaaaaaaaccaaaatatttcgaatcctcatagtttaaaattttttgtgtataataCACTTACTGGCAAATACACTtacttcaaaatctatggataaattataaagataatatggccatttttgtaacgatcagtattttcgaatttttgagtttttgtcgaatttgaaaatttgtattaagtaatttttaactttttcggtTTAATGATaaacgagaaagtcagaaaccaagaaaacggttctatgacggttcaaaaaatattacttttctTTCAAAAGCAAGACCTTTTGACCCGCAGTaggtattcgttttttttttaatcaagatAGTAAGAGGTTTGGCTTTAAGGTCGGGATagatacagacagacagaattgagAGAACCACCACCATTATACCTCATTGCTCACTGTTAGCTATCtcgaataaaaaattcaaatttttgattggGGGCTATTTTTAAGACTAGCTACgtggtttttaaaaatattccacTTAAAGATCTGAAATATCTAGTAATGGAGCTTtcaaattcttttataaattttaaatttgaacatttttaactGGAATACTGTCCCtcaaaaataactaaataatACGAAAATTTCCTAGATTCGTTCTTTTTTTCCCCCATAAGTGTATAggaatatgaatatttttcagaaaaaaaaagattaaattaaaaaaaaaaattaatatttcaaacgTATTATCTGGACTGAAGTACCTAACTGTCcacaaaacagaaatatttttttatgttttcttctTATTCTAAAATTAATCGACAgcagaaatttatttttgtctaagaaaatgttccacatacgccttAGTGACCGTTTATGTTTGAACTATACAATTGGTAGAAATGTTTTACcaccattttaaaataaaatgcacgactggggtcgcacgtacttgctcttgcagttcaaagcacttttatgttagtctacttgtagattttaaaagctggctctaaattaaaaaaaaaaattgatattgaggaagagccgacatttagggcatgaaaaaaaaattttttttgttatttgacttttttgagaaaaaataaaaatgcagttttattgccactgctttaaatattacgtatacaaagtttaatcaaaatcgttagagtcgtttccgagaaattcgcaatatcgtatttttttgtatgggaggtatacgttctaaacgagatataaaaaaacaaaaaaaaaccaactttcagaattctataaaaatcatctgtaccaaatttgaagaaaatccgtccacccgtttaggctgtggaaatgtgtacagatggacgcacaaccgcacagacgcacagacgcacagacgtacagacgcacggacggaattgcgagacccacttttttgaaattctccatcatcgtaatgttggttttgattaaaacctcaaatttttttttcgacacgaaaccaatacttgccctatagagcaagtaaaaatgaaatataagtTGTCTTTTATTGTAACAGTTTTATTATTTCATAGGTGATAAAACGTTTTATAATAAAAGACAACTTATATTTCCATGATCATGGCcgtgttaaaaattattttggagtgTTAACACACCGTTTTTGTATATCGTCATAAGAGAGGTTTCACTGTATCTAAGACCTTAAATTAAGCGATTGTATCAATAATAGGATGCAATTTGATACAATAGCAAAATAAAATAGTTCTTTTGTCTTA
This DNA window, taken from Episyrphus balteatus chromosome 2, idEpiBalt1.1, whole genome shotgun sequence, encodes the following:
- the LOC129909565 gene encoding uncharacterized protein LOC129909565, yielding MKVFVCLLSITAIASAGFLGGGGGGGGGGGWSSGGGGGGHGGGGGGGGSVKIIKVISQGGGGGGGGGGGGWSSGGGGGGGWSGGGGGGGGHGGWSGGGGGGGHGGGGEEVKVIKVIHGGSSGGHGGGGGGGGHGGYGGGGHGGGGHGGGSGGAVKIIKIIDGGSSGGGGGGGGGWSSGGGGGGGWSSGGGGGGGWSSGGGGGW